A DNA window from Piliocolobus tephrosceles isolate RC106 chromosome 9, ASM277652v3, whole genome shotgun sequence contains the following coding sequences:
- the FXYD4 gene encoding FXYD domain-containing ion transport regulator 4 → MERVTLALLLLAGLTALEANDPFANEVDPFYYDWKNLQLSGLICGGLLAIAGIVMVLSSKCKCKSSQKQHSLVLEKTIPLITPGSATTC, encoded by the exons ATGGAGAGAGTGACCCTGGCCCTTCTCCTACTGGCAG GCCTGACTGCCTTGGAAGCCAATGACCCATTTG CCAATGAAGTCGATCCCTTCTACTATG ACTGGAAAAACCTGCAGCTGAGTGGACTGATCTGCGGAGGACTCCTGGCCATTGCTGGGATCGTGATGGTTCTGA gTAGCAAATGCAAATGCAAGAGCAGCCAGAAGCAGCACAG TCTCGTACTTGAGAAAACCATCCCACTCATCACTCCAG GCTCTGCCACTACCTGCTGA